CCAGGGCCACGAGCACAAGGGCACCGAAGAGGTAGCGCTTCTTCATGGGTACGCTCCGTCCCGCTCACTGCGGACCGCCGGCCACCCCGGCCGGCGCGCTGGCGGAGCATAGCACAGGCGGGCCCGGACCGGCGATGGGCGGCCGGCCCCCGGGAGCGCGCAGGAAGCGGCGCGCCGACGAAGGCAATCGGCCCTTCCGCAGGAAGGGCGGGAGGTTCGAATGACCCCGGCCAAGCGGGTCCTGGTGGTGGACAACGAGGAGGGGTTCTGCCGGCTGGCCGAGGCCGTGCTGGGCGACGAGGGGTGCGCCGTGACCTCCTACACCCGGTCTTTCGAGGCCCTCGAGGCGTTCGCGCCGGGACGTTACGACCTGGTGGTCACCGACATCCGAATGCCCGGCGTGGACGGCCTCGGCCTCCTGGAGCGGGTGCGACAGGCAGACCCCTCGGTTCCTGTGATCGTGATCACCGCCTTTGCCACGGTAGAGCTCTCCATCCAGGCGCTTCGCGGCGGCGCCCACGACATGCTCACCAAGCCCTTCGAGGCCGAGGAGTTCGTCTACCGGGTGCGCAATGCCCTGCGCCACGCCGAGCTCGCAGCGGAAAACCGGGCACTGCGGGCCGAGCTCGCCGGCCGATCTTCCTTTGCCGCCGTCGTCGGCGAGTCCGCCGCCCTCCTGGCCGTGCTCGACACCGCCCGCCGGGTGGCGCTCCGGGACTTCCCGGTGCTGCTCACCGGGGAGCCGGGAACCGGCAAGGAGCTGGTGGCCCGGGCCATCCACGACCACTCCCCGCGGCGCGACGGCGCCTTCGTCCCGGTCAACGCGAGCGCCCTGCCCGCCGAGGTGCTCCAGCGGGAGCTCTTCGGCTGTGCCGGCGGCGCGTTCCCCGGGGGGGCGCGCCCCCAACGGGGCCTCCTGGAGCTGGCCGACCGGGGCACGCTCTTCCTCGACGACGTGGACGGTCTGCCCGCGGCGTGCCAGGATGCCCTGCTCCGGTTCCTGGGAGAAGGGCAGCTCTACCGCGCGGGGGAGTCGGTGCCCCGGAGCGCCGACGTGCGCATTCTCTCGGCGGCCCGCGGGCCCTTGGGAGAGGTCGTGGCGGCCGGGGCCTTCCGGAAGGACCTCTGCTACGGGCTGTGCGTGGCGACGCTGCACCTGCCTCCCCTGCGGGACCGCCCGGAGGACGTGCCCCTGCTCTGCGCCCGGTTCCTGCGGGAGCACAACCAGGCATTCGGCACTCGCGTGACCGGGCTGACCCGGGAGGCCCTGGGCCTGGCCGGCCGCCACCCGTGGCCCGGCAACGTGCGCCAGCTCGGCAACGCCCTGGCCGCGGCCGTCGCCGTAGTGGGCGAGGGCCGCATCGACGCCCCGACCCTGTCCCAGTTCAGCTCCCTCGACGGTCACCGGCCCGCGCCGCTGCACGACCTGGACCTCTCCGTCGCCCTGGCCCGCTTCGAAGCCCAGCACCTGGGCCGGGTGCTGCGCTGGGCCGGCGGCGACGTGGACGCGGCATCCCGCGCCCTGGGCCTCGACCCGGCCGAGTCCCGTCTCCGGTTCGCCCAGCACGGGCTCGGGATCGCCGGAGGAACGTAGAAGGCCTCGGGGACCTCCCGTATTTCATCGCTATCGCTATCGCTATCGGTATCGGTATCGGGGTCGGGGTCGAAACTAGAGGCGAACCCGATTTCGATACCGATAGCGATACCGAGCGGGCAACCAAGATCCCCCGTCGATCCGCCTGGACCGCGCCCGTCCCCGCCGCTAGCATGGCCCCATGGCCCACGCCCTCTACGTGCACGTCCCCTTCTGCCCTGGCCGGTGCGCCTACTGCGGGTTCTATTCCGGTGAGCCCCTGGAGCGCCTCGCCGACTTCCCCGCCCTGGTGGCCGCCGAGGCCGGGCTGCGGGGCTTCCCCA
This region of Thermodesulfobacteriota bacterium genomic DNA includes:
- a CDS encoding sigma-54 dependent transcriptional regulator, whose protein sequence is MTPAKRVLVVDNEEGFCRLAEAVLGDEGCAVTSYTRSFEALEAFAPGRYDLVVTDIRMPGVDGLGLLERVRQADPSVPVIVITAFATVELSIQALRGGAHDMLTKPFEAEEFVYRVRNALRHAELAAENRALRAELAGRSSFAAVVGESAALLAVLDTARRVALRDFPVLLTGEPGTGKELVARAIHDHSPRRDGAFVPVNASALPAEVLQRELFGCAGGAFPGGARPQRGLLELADRGTLFLDDVDGLPAACQDALLRFLGEGQLYRAGESVPRSADVRILSAARGPLGEVVAAGAFRKDLCYGLCVATLHLPPLRDRPEDVPLLCARFLREHNQAFGTRVTGLTREALGLAGRHPWPGNVRQLGNALAAAVAVVGEGRIDAPTLSQFSSLDGHRPAPLHDLDLSVALARFEAQHLGRVLRWAGGDVDAASRALGLDPAESRLRFAQHGLGIAGGT